In Bacteriovorax stolpii, a single genomic region encodes these proteins:
- a CDS encoding phosphoenolpyruvate carboxykinase (ATP), protein MVKLDFTPKKLLKNSHKSLLIEKALKRNEGHLGPNGEFVITTGDHTGRAANDKYVVLNELSENNIWWENNIKKMDQEVFEALEREVLSALNNAEEVFSTDRSIGSLSHFSLGIEFFSTEASSALFTLYMFKPFAGKGKHNDTYKILHAPHLKVDPKKYNLRSETVIVTCFKKKTTLIIGTQYSGEIKKSMFSTMNYLLPDHDILPMHSGANQNVAGESSVFFGLSGTGKTTLSTDEGLLLIGDDEHGMSDRGIFNFEGGCYAKTYKLSPSTEPEIFNASTQFSSYLENVKLSDDREQIDFFDDSITENGRSSYPLSFIKNRVVDGVGKLPKNIFYLSADAFGVLPPVSLLTSEQVMDFFQLGYSAKLAGTEVGVKVPEATFSACFGAPFMLRRPEVYANLLGNMMAKHDIKVWLINTGWYGGSYGTGTRFPLKTTRTIIRAIQAGELANAQFVKDEYFDLKIPVTVNGVETSILSPANAWSDKEAYKTTAKKLAEGFKTQLLKLRGDCSL, encoded by the coding sequence ATGGTTAAGCTTGATTTTACTCCGAAGAAGTTATTAAAAAACTCCCACAAGTCGTTACTTATAGAAAAGGCCTTAAAGAGAAATGAAGGACATCTTGGGCCAAACGGTGAATTTGTCATTACCACAGGCGATCACACGGGAAGAGCTGCCAATGATAAGTATGTCGTTCTAAATGAATTGTCAGAAAATAATATCTGGTGGGAAAATAATATAAAAAAAATGGATCAAGAGGTCTTTGAAGCACTAGAACGTGAAGTTTTGAGTGCCTTAAATAATGCAGAAGAAGTTTTTAGTACAGATCGCTCTATTGGTTCACTCTCACACTTTTCATTAGGTATTGAGTTTTTCTCAACAGAAGCATCCTCAGCTCTTTTTACGCTTTATATGTTCAAGCCTTTTGCTGGAAAAGGTAAGCACAACGATACTTATAAAATACTTCATGCGCCCCATTTAAAGGTGGATCCCAAGAAATATAACCTGCGTTCAGAAACAGTGATCGTTACTTGCTTCAAGAAGAAAACAACGCTTATCATTGGTACTCAATATTCTGGAGAAATTAAAAAATCAATGTTCTCTACAATGAATTACTTGTTGCCTGATCACGATATTTTACCAATGCATTCAGGGGCCAATCAAAATGTGGCAGGAGAAAGTTCTGTCTTTTTTGGTCTCTCTGGAACAGGGAAGACAACGTTATCCACAGATGAGGGACTACTGCTTATTGGTGATGATGAGCACGGAATGTCTGATCGAGGGATTTTTAATTTCGAAGGAGGCTGTTACGCTAAAACATATAAACTTTCGCCTTCAACAGAACCTGAAATCTTTAATGCTTCCACTCAGTTTTCTTCTTATTTAGAGAACGTAAAGCTCTCTGACGATAGGGAGCAGATTGATTTTTTTGATGATTCAATTACTGAAAATGGACGCTCAAGTTATCCACTAAGCTTTATTAAAAATAGAGTGGTAGATGGTGTAGGTAAGCTCCCTAAAAATATCTTCTATCTTTCGGCCGATGCCTTTGGAGTATTGCCTCCCGTAAGCCTATTGACTTCCGAGCAGGTTATGGACTTTTTTCAGCTGGGCTACAGTGCGAAGCTTGCAGGAACAGAGGTTGGGGTAAAGGTGCCAGAAGCGACTTTTTCAGCGTGTTTTGGAGCTCCTTTTATGCTTCGAAGGCCAGAAGTTTATGCAAATTTATTAGGAAATATGATGGCCAAACACGATATCAAAGTATGGCTGATTAATACTGGCTGGTACGGAGGAAGTTATGGAACAGGAACAAGGTTTCCTCTGAAAACCACCAGAACAATCATTAGAGCAATTCAAGCAGGAGAGCTTGCAAATGCCCAATTTGTTAAAGACGAGTATTTTGACCTTAAAATTCCTGTGACCGTTAATGGGGTGGAAACCTCTATCCTTTCTCCTGCCAATGCCTGGAGTGATAAGGAAGCGTATAAAACAACAGCGAAAAAACTAGCTGAGGGTTTTAAAACGCAATTGCTAAAATTGAGAGGAGATTGCTCTCTATAG
- a CDS encoding response regulator — MKESYEFSDVIICDDHYVSAIGVEMLLSQHSSRPLNIRKASTGEKVLELFTQKSSDLLIVDLGLPGISGIEVIKKIRQMSPTTKIIVLTGQNEPHLLKQVYQLKVCGILRKMGTGKNLGEALNFIQTNTDKTYLDTSVTSILKDQSQATPTPREYEVLELMSKGHTSEEIAKEMDCSLSTIKTYKARIMNKSGAKNSAEMISWYLKRN; from the coding sequence ATGAAAGAGTCTTATGAATTTTCCGATGTCATCATCTGTGATGACCACTATGTGAGTGCTATCGGCGTTGAAATGCTGCTTAGTCAACACAGCTCTCGCCCCCTGAACATTCGCAAGGCCTCTACTGGCGAAAAGGTTTTAGAACTGTTTACCCAAAAATCATCTGATTTACTTATTGTTGATTTAGGTCTTCCAGGCATCTCTGGCATTGAGGTCATAAAAAAGATCCGCCAAATGTCCCCTACAACGAAGATCATTGTCCTCACCGGACAAAACGAACCCCATCTTCTCAAACAAGTCTATCAACTTAAAGTTTGCGGAATTTTAAGAAAAATGGGAACAGGCAAGAATTTAGGAGAGGCACTTAATTTTATTCAGACCAACACTGACAAAACTTACCTCGATACCTCTGTCACCTCTATTTTAAAAGATCAATCTCAAGCGACGCCGACACCACGCGAGTATGAAGTTTTAGAACTCATGAGTAAAGGTCACACAAGTGAAGAGATCGCCAAGGAAATGGACTGCTCTCTTTCGACCATCAAAACATATAAAGCTCGCATCATGAATAAAAGTGGGGCCAAGAACTCTGCCGAAATGATTTCATGGTACCTAAAGAGGAATTGA
- a CDS encoding sensor histidine kinase, with translation MGLTIFLVLCNIATLVFTTITILQTSRLWRLKAVRWLILVSIIILVGALSLLGVLVAQTFEEKVLFFKMRILGTLFLAPCWLFFVNSVFERWDWLNKKGAMAIVFLPCIVNFMMMLIPSTQALLFYDFRPFHYLDASIITFKLGPIYSYFYLWSMGIMFLSYIISGISFVKSKGQRRYQVLALNVGLGVGIAQKIIADIVHFPEGVEFVGFTLSLLLTIVAIIYTVLRHRLLSVVPLAMERIFHEMPDPIFVIDDEHRVMAINEKAKSFFNLPENYLGDPIEKLLPEIPLEPGEVVVNGKDQRSQYFHLALEKIEDGKSNSPGTVVFFRDIGEQKNAEIRLHEGMEFRARLLAMLAHDLAGFVEAQSLIAFTLQKNLGSEHQQHFDLLESTSMASHNLINNVMEWVKKQPAQFQLVSKPFELTVLIKDIISSMESRLVLKRVEVEFLSSHQQFFIDGDPEMIASVLRNILFNALRSTAPGKKIYLSVGENQKQIEIKVRDEGQGINQQELERILEASKQFNLAGVSKSQGTGIGLMLVRHFISLHQGDFKMSSTPGEGTEVVVSIPL, from the coding sequence GTGGGTCTTACGATATTTCTAGTGTTATGTAATATTGCAACTCTCGTTTTTACCACAATTACCATTCTTCAAACATCGCGCCTGTGGAGACTTAAGGCCGTGCGCTGGCTGATTCTTGTCTCAATCATTATCTTGGTCGGTGCCTTGTCTCTCTTGGGGGTTTTAGTTGCCCAAACCTTTGAAGAGAAAGTTCTTTTCTTTAAAATGCGTATTTTGGGGACACTTTTTTTAGCCCCTTGCTGGCTCTTTTTTGTTAATTCAGTGTTTGAGCGTTGGGATTGGCTGAACAAAAAAGGGGCCATGGCGATTGTTTTTCTTCCTTGTATTGTTAATTTTATGATGATGCTCATTCCATCAACTCAAGCTTTACTTTTTTATGACTTCAGACCTTTCCATTACCTTGATGCCTCTATTATCACTTTTAAATTAGGCCCAATTTATAGTTACTTTTATCTCTGGTCGATGGGGATCATGTTCCTTTCTTATATCATCAGTGGCATTAGTTTTGTTAAAAGCAAAGGACAGCGCAGGTATCAGGTCCTGGCACTCAATGTTGGTCTTGGGGTGGGGATTGCTCAAAAAATCATTGCCGATATTGTTCATTTCCCAGAAGGAGTCGAATTTGTAGGGTTTACTTTATCTTTACTACTCACCATCGTGGCCATCATCTACACGGTTCTTCGCCATCGTCTTTTAAGCGTTGTTCCGTTAGCAATGGAGAGGATCTTCCATGAAATGCCTGATCCCATATTTGTTATAGACGATGAACACAGAGTCATGGCCATTAATGAAAAAGCTAAATCGTTTTTTAATCTCCCGGAGAATTATCTGGGAGATCCAATTGAAAAACTTTTACCCGAGATCCCTTTGGAGCCGGGAGAGGTTGTCGTGAACGGAAAAGATCAGAGGTCACAGTATTTTCACCTGGCACTGGAAAAGATAGAAGATGGAAAAAGCAATTCTCCGGGAACTGTTGTTTTCTTTCGTGACATCGGAGAACAAAAAAATGCAGAAATTCGTCTGCATGAAGGCATGGAGTTTCGTGCCCGTCTCCTGGCCATGCTGGCCCATGACCTAGCGGGGTTTGTTGAGGCCCAGTCATTGATTGCTTTTACTCTACAAAAAAATCTTGGTTCAGAACACCAACAGCATTTTGATTTACTAGAGAGCACTTCGATGGCCTCCCATAATTTAATAAATAATGTTATGGAATGGGTAAAGAAACAGCCAGCACAGTTCCAGTTAGTCAGTAAACCATTTGAACTCACTGTTTTGATAAAAGATATTATTTCTTCAATGGAGAGTCGTTTGGTTCTTAAGAGAGTTGAGGTGGAGTTCCTCTCATCACATCAGCAGTTTTTCATTGATGGCGATCCTGAAATGATAGCTTCGGTATTAAGAAATATTCTCTTTAATGCTCTTCGCTCAACAGCGCCTGGGAAAAAAATTTATCTTTCGGTTGGTGAAAATCAAAAACAAATTGAAATTAAGGTCCGGGATGAAGGGCAGGGAATTAACCAGCAGGAATTAGAAAGGATTTTGGAAGCTTCTAAACAATTTAATCTTGCAGGTGTTTCAAAATCACAGGGCACAGGAATAGGTCTGATGTTGGTTCGCCACTTTATTTCTTTACACCAAGGGGATTTTAAAATGTCATCAACCCCAGGAGAGGGAACAGAGGTCGTAGTCTCAATTCCTCTTTAG
- a CDS encoding DUF1554 domain-containing protein, whose product MSKNMKRMLVVLNLLVLASCIQSKGNAPSLSSDDSSGGGGGTTTPAECGEGGDCRMFVTSATIINGNQGASAAAAITTLDSLCNSDSNKPSTGTYKALVASDARNPSTDWVLYPNQAYVRKNGTTPIGTTTGASVFNGTLTNAVVDIAGNYINWMTGIDIDASGNWSGSNTNNTCINFTSSSVTKYFAYGRPTTSADDHFGYNPQTLQNVHCNLSDQGDVSDEDPHILCVEQ is encoded by the coding sequence ATGAGTAAAAATATGAAAAGAATGTTAGTGGTTTTAAACCTTTTAGTACTTGCCAGCTGTATTCAGAGTAAAGGGAATGCACCTTCTCTATCATCAGATGATTCTTCTGGTGGAGGCGGAGGAACAACGACGCCCGCTGAATGTGGTGAAGGTGGGGATTGCCGTATGTTTGTCACTTCGGCAACTATTATTAATGGTAACCAGGGCGCAAGTGCAGCCGCTGCCATTACGACCTTAGATAGTCTTTGTAATAGCGATTCAAACAAACCTTCGACCGGAACTTACAAGGCGCTGGTTGCTTCGGATGCGCGCAACCCAAGTACTGACTGGGTTCTATATCCTAACCAGGCCTATGTCCGAAAAAATGGAACGACTCCGATAGGGACTACGACGGGAGCTTCTGTTTTTAACGGAACACTTACTAACGCTGTTGTTGATATTGCGGGTAATTATATAAACTGGATGACTGGGATTGATATCGATGCAAGCGGAAACTGGAGTGGAAGCAATACAAACAATACTTGCATAAACTTCACATCGTCTTCAGTGACTAAGTATTTTGCTTATGGACGTCCTACAACGTCGGCCGATGACCATTTTGGTTATAACCCTCAGACCTTGCAAAACGTTCACTGTAATCTTTCCGACCAAGGTGACGTCTCAGATGAAGATCCACATATTCTCTGCGTAGAGCAGTAG
- the chrA gene encoding chromate efflux transporter, whose product MTLLEVFFTFLRLGLTSFGGPIAHLSYFHDEFVKKKKWIEEHSFADLVALCQFLPGPASSQLGIAIGLNQSGFLGALVAWIGFTLPSAILLIMFGMGMTHFNLQSHQNVLHGLKVAAVSVVAQAVYGMWKKLCPDKTRSLMAIASCACLLFFTAPFVPLIVLIVAGVFGAFFFQSTSQLPHLPFKEKFGRKLGASCLIIFFSILLVSPFLRSVYQAPFLMLFDSFFRAGSLVFGGGHVVLPLLQAEVVTPGWVSKDLFMAGYGLAQAIPGPLFAFTAYLGTVSSLSFNGWSGGLFCLSAAFLPSFLLIAGVLPFWEKLRTYDRMRKVLLGINASVVGILLAAFFHPVCSSAIFNLKDFLVALIGFILLEKWKAPSWGVVMLSALISLIIF is encoded by the coding sequence ATGACGTTGCTGGAAGTTTTTTTTACTTTCTTGCGTTTGGGGCTTACATCCTTTGGCGGACCCATTGCTCATCTGAGTTATTTCCACGATGAGTTTGTAAAAAAGAAAAAATGGATTGAAGAGCATTCGTTTGCTGACCTGGTCGCCCTTTGCCAGTTTCTTCCAGGACCCGCAAGCAGTCAGTTGGGAATAGCCATTGGTTTAAATCAGTCTGGTTTCTTGGGGGCCTTAGTAGCATGGATTGGTTTCACTCTTCCATCGGCCATTTTACTTATCATGTTTGGGATGGGAATGACCCATTTCAATTTGCAATCTCATCAAAATGTACTTCATGGCCTGAAGGTTGCGGCAGTATCAGTAGTGGCACAAGCGGTCTATGGAATGTGGAAAAAATTATGTCCAGATAAGACACGTTCTTTGATGGCCATCGCTTCATGCGCATGTCTATTATTTTTTACAGCGCCTTTCGTCCCTCTCATTGTCTTAATCGTCGCTGGAGTGTTTGGAGCTTTCTTTTTTCAATCAACATCACAACTGCCACATCTTCCATTTAAAGAAAAATTTGGTCGCAAGCTAGGTGCTAGCTGTCTCATCATTTTTTTTAGTATTCTCCTTGTGTCGCCATTTTTACGCTCTGTCTATCAAGCTCCATTTCTTATGTTATTCGATAGTTTTTTTAGGGCCGGCTCTCTCGTTTTTGGCGGAGGCCATGTGGTGTTGCCATTACTGCAGGCCGAAGTTGTCACTCCTGGTTGGGTTTCAAAAGATCTATTCATGGCAGGATATGGACTGGCACAGGCGATTCCTGGACCACTTTTTGCTTTTACTGCGTATCTTGGGACAGTTTCTTCTCTTTCTTTTAATGGGTGGAGTGGAGGACTCTTTTGCTTATCCGCAGCTTTTCTCCCTTCATTTTTACTCATTGCCGGAGTTTTACCTTTTTGGGAAAAACTCAGAACATATGATCGAATGAGGAAAGTGTTGTTAGGAATCAATGCTTCTGTCGTTGGTATCTTGCTTGCTGCTTTTTTTCATCCCGTGTGCTCGAGTGCTATTTTTAATCTGAAGGATTTTTTAGTGGCCTTGATTGGATTTATTCTTCTGGAAAAATGGAAAGCTCCTTCATGGGGAGTTGTTATGCTCTCTGCTCTCATCAGTCTCATTATCTTCTAA
- a CDS encoding EamA family transporter, which translates to MEANKQKAIGRIQASLTALAFGLLGVFGKWGFSSGFSVGELMAYRFFMASVLLWIVVLLFKRRWIKIPLKQTGIFALLGIFGYAAMSITYLSAIKGLSLTTAVLILYTYPFWVSLFSHFFTKNKITKKEVLCLIIGGVGLVLLLGGHIEVKEFWAVISGLASAIIYAAYILLSEKYQNGTPPLASSLYVITFGALALFVFYHPNVTGMNTLSHFQLFTILGIAFICTILPLTLELAALQKIKSTEFSVIMMLEPISATMWGAIIFKEVLSPQQIVGALTILGALGLRFIKTSSSTRPSLSDQH; encoded by the coding sequence ATGGAAGCAAATAAACAAAAAGCAATTGGTAGAATTCAGGCCTCTCTTACCGCACTGGCCTTTGGGCTTTTGGGCGTCTTTGGGAAATGGGGATTTAGTTCTGGCTTTTCAGTCGGCGAACTAATGGCCTATCGTTTTTTTATGGCCTCTGTTCTGCTTTGGATTGTTGTTTTACTCTTCAAGAGGCGCTGGATTAAAATTCCTTTAAAGCAAACTGGTATCTTTGCCCTGCTTGGAATCTTTGGCTATGCAGCGATGTCTATTACCTACCTTAGTGCGATTAAGGGACTGAGTCTAACCACGGCCGTGCTTATTCTTTACACTTACCCATTTTGGGTCAGCCTTTTCTCTCACTTCTTTACAAAAAATAAGATTACGAAAAAGGAAGTTCTCTGCCTGATCATCGGTGGAGTTGGATTGGTCTTGCTTCTTGGTGGCCATATTGAAGTCAAAGAATTCTGGGCAGTGATTTCAGGATTGGCCTCAGCTATTATTTATGCTGCTTACATTCTTCTTTCAGAAAAATATCAAAACGGCACACCTCCGCTTGCATCTTCTTTATACGTGATTACTTTTGGGGCCCTGGCCTTATTTGTTTTTTATCATCCAAATGTTACTGGTATGAATACGCTTTCCCACTTTCAACTCTTCACCATTCTCGGGATTGCGTTTATTTGCACCATTCTTCCGCTGACTCTTGAGCTGGCCGCTTTACAGAAAATTAAAAGCACTGAGTTCTCAGTCATCATGATGCTGGAGCCTATCTCGGCGACAATGTGGGGGGCCATCATTTTCAAGGAAGTGTTAAGCCCACAACAAATTGTCGGGGCCTTAACCATTTTAGGAGCTTTGGGGCTGAGATTTATTAAAACTTCTTCATCCACTCGGCCTTCTCTTTCAGATCAACATTAA
- a CDS encoding ABC transporter substrate-binding protein — translation MSLKKLITIIVLSSAVFVSSCSKKPNLTERVLNVTAPSDIKGFDPMMASDVGSAAQIAKIYEGLLTYHWLKLPYELIPNLAEEMPTISKDGMTYTFKIKKGIFFQDDASFPNGKGRELTAMDFVYSIKRHADAKNQSTGWWLFDGKIQGLNEWREKYAKLPTVNYDDEVEGLKALDKYTLQFKLAKVFPQFLYALAMPFSYVVAKEAVDKYGKEFINHPVGTGPYVLPVFDQGKRLVFTKNPTFREKFFPTEASPEFKHMLVDAGKKLPFLDKIVVDVMVESQPAWLKFNKGEVDYLSIPKDNFSATIVDNKLSPSMTEKGISLAITPALDVYFYGFNFDYKIFQNINLRKAMSLAFDQAMMNKLFYNNTGVPAESSAPPGVAGNIPGFKNPWKGPSLELARQMLAQAGYPDGKGLPEITLDTFSSTSARQKAEFFQKQMEKIGIKIKVVTNLNPELQAKIKKRSVMMIDYGWIGDYPDTENFLQIFYGPNSAPGANSANYNNPVFNKMYEVVAKMQDSPARTKLYEEANKFLADDVVAIFTVHTQSYMLQQKWVRNYHDSDFIFDFHQYINVDLKEKAEWMKKF, via the coding sequence ATGTCACTTAAAAAGCTCATTACAATTATTGTTCTTTCATCTGCTGTTTTCGTTTCTTCTTGCAGCAAGAAGCCTAATCTTACAGAGAGGGTTTTAAACGTAACGGCCCCAAGTGACATCAAGGGATTTGACCCGATGATGGCCAGTGATGTGGGGTCAGCAGCACAAATTGCCAAGATTTATGAAGGTCTTCTGACTTATCATTGGTTAAAACTCCCTTATGAGCTTATTCCTAATCTCGCTGAAGAGATGCCGACTATTTCTAAAGACGGTATGACTTATACATTTAAGATTAAAAAAGGGATCTTCTTTCAAGACGATGCTTCCTTTCCTAACGGCAAAGGAAGAGAGCTTACGGCCATGGATTTCGTTTATTCGATAAAGCGCCATGCCGATGCCAAAAATCAGTCAACTGGTTGGTGGCTATTTGATGGGAAGATCCAAGGTCTCAATGAGTGGAGAGAGAAGTACGCTAAACTTCCAACGGTTAATTATGATGACGAAGTTGAAGGGCTTAAAGCGCTGGATAAATACACCTTGCAGTTTAAACTTGCAAAAGTGTTCCCACAGTTTCTATATGCTCTAGCAATGCCTTTTTCTTATGTCGTAGCTAAAGAAGCTGTCGATAAATACGGGAAAGAGTTTATCAATCACCCGGTAGGAACAGGGCCTTACGTACTTCCTGTTTTTGATCAAGGAAAACGTTTAGTTTTTACTAAGAACCCAACTTTTAGAGAAAAGTTTTTTCCTACAGAAGCTTCCCCTGAGTTTAAGCACATGCTGGTGGATGCGGGAAAGAAGCTTCCTTTTTTAGATAAGATTGTAGTCGACGTTATGGTTGAATCTCAACCTGCTTGGTTAAAGTTTAACAAAGGAGAAGTGGATTACCTGAGCATCCCAAAAGATAACTTCAGTGCCACAATTGTTGATAACAAACTTTCTCCGAGCATGACAGAAAAAGGGATTTCATTGGCCATCACTCCGGCCCTTGATGTTTATTTTTATGGTTTTAATTTTGATTACAAAATTTTTCAAAACATCAACTTGAGAAAAGCGATGAGCCTTGCTTTTGATCAAGCGATGATGAATAAACTTTTTTATAATAATACAGGTGTTCCGGCCGAATCTTCAGCACCTCCCGGAGTTGCAGGGAACATTCCTGGTTTTAAAAATCCATGGAAGGGACCAAGCTTAGAGCTTGCTCGCCAAATGCTTGCACAGGCCGGATACCCGGATGGGAAAGGTCTTCCTGAAATTACTCTTGATACATTTAGTTCTACTTCTGCCCGCCAGAAAGCAGAGTTCTTCCAGAAGCAAATGGAGAAGATTGGAATCAAGATAAAAGTGGTGACTAACCTGAATCCAGAGTTACAAGCTAAAATTAAAAAGAGATCTGTGATGATGATTGATTACGGATGGATTGGAGATTACCCGGACACAGAAAACTTCCTACAGATTTTCTACGGACCAAACTCTGCTCCAGGGGCCAACAGCGCTAACTATAACAACCCGGTGTTTAATAAAATGTACGAGGTTGTGGCCAAGATGCAAGATTCACCTGCGAGGACAAAGCTCTATGAAGAGGCCAATAAGTTTCTTGCGGATGACGTCGTTGCGATTTTTACCGTCCATACTCAAAGCTATATGCTTCAGCAGAAGTGGGTTAGAAACTACCACGATAGCGATTTTATCTTCGATTTCCATCAATATATTAATGTTGATCTGAAAGAGAAGGCCGAGTGGATGAAGAAGTTTTAA
- a CDS encoding heavy metal translocating P-type ATPase: MSSDHTHSHKNHDHGHDSCCAPAPKPVHKHAHDNCCSAETPLAPQKALAASNDEILTKFKVANMDCPDEIKAINESLKMTGVFKIQANLMSGTVEILHSPDIHKSFLRKKIDSTVVKVLDDESPSTIGQNQKRIWTVAISGVLLLAGLVLQWMNVVSVFESILLLVSIVLSGSLVFPKALASIKRKYLDMNVLMTVAAIGAIAIKEYSEAAAVVFLFALSELLESLSVQRARRAIQELLKIAPQKALLILEDGSTKEVEASEVQISQLIRVKPGDVIPVDGEVIKGHSSVNQAPLTGESLPVEKSQGETVYTGTINQEGSLDVKVTKAFSDTKISQVIKMVEEAQEHKAVSQKFVDRFAEIYTPAVLVVAILTFLIPPAFFGGSWHDWLYKSLVLLVIACPCALVISTPVSIVSGLTALARRGVLVKGGVVLESLGKIKALAVDKTGTLTEGKLKVEKVVTFNSFSEKQALEIARAMESHSTHPIAQAIVTYADDKITEKKIVDRFSTITGFGVEGIIEGHSYLLGNHRFAHDVGICTPELENKLRELEDEAYSIVIIGHKPHDNCKGEVLCILALKDAIRKESKDSILELKASGVERVILLSGDNQKTVSSLTKDLPLDEAHGELLPEDKVKHIESLKTKYQSVAMIGDGINDAPAMAKASIGIAMGFVGSDTAIETSDVTLMTDDLKQVSTAIKAGRRTLSIIQFNIFFALVTKAIFLVLTLLGYSNLWLAVAADTGAALLVILNSLRLLRI; this comes from the coding sequence ATGAGTTCAGATCACACACATTCACATAAAAACCATGATCACGGTCATGATAGCTGTTGCGCTCCGGCACCTAAACCTGTTCATAAGCATGCTCATGATAATTGCTGCTCAGCTGAGACACCTTTAGCCCCCCAGAAGGCCCTGGCCGCAAGCAACGATGAAATTTTAACAAAATTTAAAGTCGCTAATATGGATTGTCCTGATGAAATTAAGGCTATCAATGAGTCGCTTAAGATGACAGGAGTCTTTAAGATTCAAGCAAATCTCATGTCTGGAACTGTCGAGATCTTACACTCGCCAGATATTCATAAAAGCTTTCTGCGCAAAAAAATTGATTCTACTGTTGTTAAAGTACTTGATGATGAAAGTCCTTCAACCATAGGGCAAAACCAAAAGAGAATCTGGACCGTCGCCATTTCAGGTGTTTTGTTATTAGCAGGACTTGTCCTGCAGTGGATGAATGTTGTCAGTGTTTTTGAAAGTATTTTGTTATTGGTTTCAATCGTTTTAAGCGGAAGTTTAGTTTTCCCTAAAGCACTAGCTTCGATCAAAAGAAAATACCTGGATATGAATGTCTTAATGACTGTTGCTGCGATTGGTGCGATTGCGATTAAAGAATACTCTGAAGCCGCTGCTGTTGTTTTTCTTTTTGCTTTATCTGAATTGCTTGAGAGTCTAAGTGTTCAGCGCGCTCGTAGAGCGATTCAGGAGTTGTTAAAAATCGCTCCGCAAAAAGCACTGCTTATTTTAGAGGATGGATCAACGAAAGAGGTTGAAGCTTCTGAAGTTCAAATTTCACAACTCATCAGAGTTAAGCCGGGTGATGTCATCCCAGTAGATGGAGAAGTCATAAAAGGACATTCATCAGTTAACCAGGCCCCTTTAACGGGCGAGTCACTTCCGGTGGAGAAATCTCAAGGGGAAACAGTTTATACGGGGACGATTAACCAAGAGGGAAGTCTTGATGTAAAAGTGACCAAAGCTTTTAGTGATACCAAAATCTCTCAGGTTATTAAGATGGTTGAAGAGGCCCAGGAGCATAAAGCTGTAAGCCAGAAATTCGTTGATCGTTTTGCTGAAATTTATACACCGGCCGTTTTAGTGGTGGCGATTTTAACTTTTCTTATTCCACCGGCCTTCTTTGGTGGAAGCTGGCATGACTGGCTTTATAAATCACTGGTTCTTTTAGTTATTGCTTGTCCGTGTGCTTTAGTTATCTCTACTCCAGTTTCTATTGTTTCAGGTCTAACGGCCCTTGCTCGCAGAGGAGTGCTGGTTAAAGGTGGAGTTGTTTTGGAGTCTCTTGGGAAAATTAAGGCCCTTGCTGTGGATAAAACCGGGACGCTGACAGAAGGAAAACTAAAAGTAGAGAAGGTCGTTACCTTCAATTCATTTAGCGAAAAGCAGGCCTTAGAAATTGCCAGAGCTATGGAATCTCATTCAACTCACCCGATTGCTCAAGCGATCGTGACGTATGCGGATGATAAAATCACAGAAAAGAAAATTGTCGATCGTTTTTCAACAATTACCGGCTTTGGAGTGGAAGGAATTATCGAAGGACATTCATACTTGCTTGGTAATCACCGTTTTGCTCACGATGTAGGAATTTGCACACCAGAATTAGAAAATAAATTAAGAGAATTAGAAGACGAAGCGTATTCCATTGTGATCATCGGGCATAAGCCTCATGACAATTGCAAAGGTGAAGTTCTATGCATCCTAGCGCTTAAAGATGCGATTCGCAAAGAAAGTAAAGATTCTATTCTTGAGCTTAAGGCCTCTGGAGTTGAGAGAGTGATTTTGTTAAGTGGGGATAACCAGAAAACGGTTTCTTCTTTAACCAAAGATCTGCCTTTAGATGAAGCTCATGGAGAGCTTCTCCCGGAAGATAAAGTTAAGCACATTGAGAGTTTAAAAACAAAATATCAGTCTGTTGCCATGATTGGTGATGGTATTAACGATGCACCTGCGATGGCCAAAGCTTCCATTGGTATTGCTATGGGATTTGTGGGTTCTGATACGGCGATTGAGACTTCAGATGTGACGCTGATGACAGATGACTTAAAGCAAGTTTCAACAGCGATTAAGGCAGGGCGAAGAACACTTTCGATCATTCAATTCAATATATTCTTTGCATTGGTTACGAAGGCGATATTTTTAGTCCTGACATTATTAGGGTATTCTAACCTTTGGCTTGCAGTGGCCGCAGATACGGGAGCGGCACTATTAGTTATCTTAAATTCTTTGAGACTTTTAAGGATTTAA